The following proteins are co-located in the Vigna angularis cultivar LongXiaoDou No.4 chromosome 2, ASM1680809v1, whole genome shotgun sequence genome:
- the LOC108323239 gene encoding 60S ribosomal protein L23: protein MSKRGRGGSAGNKFRMSLGLPVAATVNCADNTGAKNLYIISVKGIKGRLNRLPSACVGDMVMATVKKGKPDLRKKVLPAVIVRQRKPWRRKDGVYMYFEDNAGVIVNPKGEMKGSAITGPIGKECADLWPRIASAANAIV from the exons ATGTCGAAGAGAG GTCGCGGAGGATCGGCGGGGAACAAGTTTAGGATGTCACTGGGTCTGCCGGTGGCGGCGACGGTGAACTGCGCCGACAACACCGGCGCCAAGAACCTCTACATCATATCAGTGAAGGGGATCAAGGGGAGGTTGAACCGGTTGCCTTCTGCGTGTGTTGGAGACATGGTTATGGCCACTGTCAAGAAGGGAAAACCAGATCTCCGTAAGAAGGTGTTGCCGGCCGTCATCGTCCGTCAGCGCAAGCCGTGGCGCCGAAAGGACGGCGTTTACATGTACTTCGAAG ATAATGCCGGTGTTATCGTGAATCCGAAGGGTGAAATGAAAG GTTCTGCTATTACTGGACCAATTGGAAAGGAGTGTGCCGATCTCTGGCCCAGGATTGCAAGTGCTGCCAATGCCATTGTTTAA
- the LOC108323247 gene encoding acid phosphatase 1 has translation MAKCLALSLIILGLFIGLVSPQWNILNLGWGKRVEEVNPEWNILNHILREKVVGDNLKNYCESWRINVELNNIRGFSVVPQECVEHVKKYMTSSQYKADSMRAVEEIRLYLSGCCTSKGDGKDSWIFDIDETLLSTIPYYKKHGFGGEKLNLTSLEAWMKQSKAPALDHTLELFHEIKNRGFKIFLVSSRKESLRSATVDNLVNVGYHGWTTLKLRGFDDELVEVKKYNSKVRQELVDEGYRIWGIVGDQWSTFDGLPIPNRTFKLPNSIYYKA, from the exons ATGGCCAAGTGTCTGGCACTCTCTCTGATCATATTAGGCCTCTTCATTGGGTTGGTGAGTCCACAATGGAACATACTGAACCTAGGATGGGGGAAAAGGGTTGAGGAAGTGAATCCAGAATGGAACATACTGAACCATATATTGAGAGAGAAAGTGGTTGGAGACAACTTGAAGAACTACTGTGAGAGTTGGAGGATCAATGTTGAACTAAACAACATTAGAGGGTTCAGTGTTGTGCCTCAAGAATGTGTGGAGCACGTGAAGAAGTACATGACTTCATCTCAGTACAAAGCTGACTCTATGAGGGCAGTGGAGGAGATTAGGCTCTATCTCAGTGGGTGCTGCACTTCGAAAGGTGATGGCAAAGATTCCTGGATTTTTGATATTGATGAGACCCTTTTGTCCACAATTCCTTATTATAAGAAGCATGGTTTTGG gGGAGAAAAGTTGAATTTAACATCTTTAGAAGCATGGATGAAGCAAAGCAAGGCACCAGCTCTTGATCACACATTGGAGCTCTTTCATGAAATAAAGAACAGAGGCTTCAAAATCTTTCTGGTTTCTTCAAGAAAGGAAAGCCTTAGATCTGCCACAGTAGACAACCTAGTCAATGTTGGGTACCATGGTTGGACTACTCTTAAATTGAG GGGTTTTGATGATGAATTGGTGGAAGTAAAAAAGTACAATTCTAAGGTGAGACAAGAATTGGTTGACGAGGGTTATCGCATATGGGGCATTGTTGGAGATCAATGGAGCACTTTTGATGGACTTCCTATCCCAAACAGAACATTCAAATTACCAAATTCCATTTACTACAAAGCATAA